A single genomic interval of Stieleria maiorica harbors:
- a CDS encoding Uma2 family endonuclease has translation MGSSQRSVGSLCHPWADPFRDDVMVACALNPLDETFQDSPVIIIEVLSESTRRTDEAEKREAYLAIETFEAYVLMEQTVKSAVVYTRGDSGFVRREYGAGQAARLPIENLTLDLDRAYEGVG, from the coding sequence ATGGGAAGCAGCCAGCGATCCGTGGGTTCGCTCTGCCATCCGTGGGCCGATCCATTCCGCGACGATGTGATGGTCGCCTGTGCGCTGAATCCACTGGACGAGACGTTTCAAGACTCTCCAGTCATCATCATTGAAGTGCTCTCCGAGAGCACGCGGCGGACCGACGAGGCAGAAAAACGCGAGGCGTATTTGGCGATTGAGACGTTTGAAGCGTATGTGCTGATGGAACAAACCGTGAAATCGGCAGTGGTCTACACCCGCGGGGATTCGGGCTTTGTTCGGCGCGAGTACGGTGCAGGGCAGGCCGCTCGGTTGCCGATTGAGAACCTGACGCTCGATCTTGATCGGGCGTATGAGGGCGTGGGATAG